Proteins from one Bufo gargarizans isolate SCDJY-AF-19 chromosome 8, ASM1485885v1, whole genome shotgun sequence genomic window:
- the QPRT gene encoding nicotinate-nucleotide pyrophosphorylase [carboxylating] isoform X1 gives MLTAPGDLRLLLPRCRLQQLARDWLAEDAPFLDFAGWAASGGAQGCQEAVLLCKSAGVLAGCPFFQAVCEEAGCSVEWEHSDGAWLEPVTRVATVRGQLNDLLLAERPALNVLSRVSGVATVARQVSEQARAAGWPGQVTGTRKTTPGFRLPEKYGLLVGGAGTHRYGIGDLIMLKDNHIWAMGGVRKALQALHTLAGRTIKVEVECRSVEEALEAAEAGADIIMLDNFTAELLHRAALTIKTAFPGIVVEASGGVSPQNFLQFLGPHVDMVSMGCLTQGPPSVDFSLKLAKGLKTNGGLHHPCIAVSSEDQ, from the exons ATGCTGACGGCTCCCGGTGATCTCAGGCTTCTCCTGCCTCGTTGCCGCTTACAGCAGCTGGCTCGGGACTGGCTGGCGGAGGATGCCCCTTTTCTGGACTTTGCTGGGTGGGCTGCTTCCGGTGGGGCACAGGGCTGTCAGGAGGCAGTACTGCTCTGTAAGTCTGcgggggtgctggcagggtgccCCTTCTTTCAGGCTGTTTGTGAAGAGGCCGGCTGCAGCGTGGAGTGGGAACATAGTGACGGCGCGTGGCTGGAGCCGGTGACCAGAGTGGCCACAGTCCGAG gtCAATTGAATGATCTCCTCCTGGCAGAGCGCCCAGCACTCAACGTCCTGTCCCGGGTCAGCGGAGTGGCCACAGTGGCTAGACAAGTATCAGAGCAGGCGCGGGCAGCCGGATGGCCAGGGCAGGTTACAGGTACCCGCAAAACTACTCCTGGATTTCGCCTGCCAGAGAAGTATGGCCTACTAGTGGGAGGAGCCGGAACACACCGTTACGGGATTGGGGATCTCATCATGTTGAAGGATAACCATATATGGGCAATGGGAGGAGTCAGAAAG GCTCTACAGGCTCTGCACACTCTGGCTGGGCGCACCataaaggtggaggtggagtgcaGATCCGTGGAGGAAGCCTTAGAGGCTGCAGAAGCTGGAGCAGATATCATCATGCTGGATAATTTCACTGCAGAG TTATTGCACCGAGCTGCTCTTACTATAAAGACTGCTTTTCCTGGAATCGTGGTGGAAGCTTCTGGAGGCGTCTCCCCACAGAACTTCCTCCAGTTCTTGGGCCCTCATGTGGACATGGTGTCCATGGGGTGTCTCACGCAGGGACCTCCAAGTGTCGACTTCTCTTTAAAACTAGCCAAAGGCTTAAAGACCAATGGTGGCCTCCATCACCCCTGCATCGCAGTGTCCAGTGAAGATCAATGA
- the QPRT gene encoding nicotinate-nucleotide pyrophosphorylase [carboxylating] isoform X2 — translation MLTAPGDLRLLLPRCRLQQLARDWLAEDAPFLDFAGWAASGGAQGCQEAVLLCKSAGVLAGCPFFQAVCEEAGCSVEWEHSDGAWLEPVTRVATVRGQLNDLLLAERPALNVLSRVSGVATVARQVSEQARAAGWPGQVTGTRKTTPGFRLPEKYGLLVGGAGTHRYGIGDLIMLKDNHIWAMGGVRKLLHRAALTIKTAFPGIVVEASGGVSPQNFLQFLGPHVDMVSMGCLTQGPPSVDFSLKLAKGLKTNGGLHHPCIAVSSEDQ, via the exons ATGCTGACGGCTCCCGGTGATCTCAGGCTTCTCCTGCCTCGTTGCCGCTTACAGCAGCTGGCTCGGGACTGGCTGGCGGAGGATGCCCCTTTTCTGGACTTTGCTGGGTGGGCTGCTTCCGGTGGGGCACAGGGCTGTCAGGAGGCAGTACTGCTCTGTAAGTCTGcgggggtgctggcagggtgccCCTTCTTTCAGGCTGTTTGTGAAGAGGCCGGCTGCAGCGTGGAGTGGGAACATAGTGACGGCGCGTGGCTGGAGCCGGTGACCAGAGTGGCCACAGTCCGAG gtCAATTGAATGATCTCCTCCTGGCAGAGCGCCCAGCACTCAACGTCCTGTCCCGGGTCAGCGGAGTGGCCACAGTGGCTAGACAAGTATCAGAGCAGGCGCGGGCAGCCGGATGGCCAGGGCAGGTTACAGGTACCCGCAAAACTACTCCTGGATTTCGCCTGCCAGAGAAGTATGGCCTACTAGTGGGAGGAGCCGGAACACACCGTTACGGGATTGGGGATCTCATCATGTTGAAGGATAACCATATATGGGCAATGGGAGGAGTCAGAAAG TTATTGCACCGAGCTGCTCTTACTATAAAGACTGCTTTTCCTGGAATCGTGGTGGAAGCTTCTGGAGGCGTCTCCCCACAGAACTTCCTCCAGTTCTTGGGCCCTCATGTGGACATGGTGTCCATGGGGTGTCTCACGCAGGGACCTCCAAGTGTCGACTTCTCTTTAAAACTAGCCAAAGGCTTAAAGACCAATGGTGGCCTCCATCACCCCTGCATCGCAGTGTCCAGTGAAGATCAATGA